atgttgtgaaaaggtctatgctacctagagcagtcaacacatttaatgcaatccctatcaaaataccattaacttttttttcaaataaatggaacaaataatcctaaaatttatatggaaccagaaaagaccccaaatagccagagaaatgtttaaaagaaaaccaaagttggtggcatcacaatcccggactttaATCTCTATTAGAAAGCTGTAACCagcaagacagtatggtactggcacaaagacagacacatagatcaacagaacagaatagagagcccagaaatacaccctcaactctatggtcaactaatctttgataaagcaggaatgaatgtccaatgggaaaaagacagtctcttcaacaaatggtgttgggaaaattggacagccatatacagaataatgaaactagaccatttccttccaccatacacaaaaataggctcaaaatggatgaaagacctcaatgtgagacaggaatccatcaaattccttgaggggaaaacaggcagaaacctcttcaacTTCAGCAAGAGCAGCTTCtctctagaaacatcaccaaaggcaaggaaagcaagggcaaaaatgaactattgggatttcatcaagatcagaagcttttgcacaacaaaggaaacagtcaataaaaccaaaagacaattaatagaatgggaaaagatattcataaataacatatcagataaaggacttgtatccaaaatgtataaataacttatctaactcaacacccaaagaatgaataatctaatcaagaaatgggcagagggggcgcctgggtggctcagtgggttaagccgctgccttccgctcaggtcacgatctcagggtcctgggatagagtccaatatcgggctctctgctcagcagggagcctgcttccctctctctctctctctctgcctgcctctctctccgtctacttgtgatctctctctgtcaaataaataaataaaatcttaaaaaaaaaaaaaaaaagaaatgggcagaggacatgagtagccatttctgaaaagaagacatccagatggccaacagacacatgaaaaagtgatccacatcactcggcatcagggaaatacaaatcaaaatcacaatgaggtagcacctcacatcagtcagaatggctaaatttaacaagtcaggaaatgacagatgttggagagaaaggggaaccctcctacattgttggtgggaatgcaagctggtgcagccactctggaaaacggtatggcgattcctcaaaaagttgaaaatagagctaccctacaacccaggattcactctactgagtatttaccctagagatacatatgtagtgatctgaaggggcatgtgcacctgaatgtttatagcagcaatatccgcaatagccaaactatggaaagaacctagatttccatcaacagatgaatgaataaagaataaatggtatatatacacaacggaatactatgcaaccttcaaaacaaatgaaatcttgccatttgcaatgatgtggatggaactagaggatattatgctgaacgaaataagtgaatcagagaaagacagttatcatatgatctccctgatatgagaaatttgagaggcagagtgggggggttggaggtagggaaggaaaaaatgaaacaagatgggatcaggagggagacaaagcataagaaacttatcttacaaaacagactgagggttaaTGGGGGTGTTgtagagggtggttgggttatgtacactgggaagggtatgtactatggtgagttctgtgaagtgtgtaagcctgacaattcacagaactgtacccctggagctaataatacattatatgttaataaaaataatttttaaaaagagaaaaaaaaagaaattaaacatagaacttacccggggcacctgggtggctcagtggattaaagtctctgtctttggctcaggtcatgatcccagtgtcctgggatcgagccccgcatcagactctctgctcagcagggagcctgcttcctcctctctctgcctgcctctctgcctacttgtaatctctatcaaataaataaataaaatcttaaaaaaaaaaaaaaaaaagaactaccctatgaccctgcaatttcactactgggcatttaccccaaagatacagatgtagtgaaaagaagggccatctgtacctcaatgttcatagcagcaatggccatagtcgccaaactgtggaaagaaccaagatgcccttcaacagatgacgaatggataaagaagatatggcccatctATACAATAGCGTAtgatgcctccaacagaaaggatgaatacccaacttttgtatcaacatggatggagctagaagagATTatggctgagtgaaataagtcaagcagagagagtcaattagatatagtttcacttacttgtggagcataggaataacaaggaggacactgggagatggaaaaaaatgacttaagggaaattggaaggggagatgaaccatgagagactgtggaccctgagaaacaatctgagggttttggagaggaggggggtgagggggtgggtgaacctagtgatgggtattagggagagcatgtattgcatggagcattgggtgtggtgcataaacaatgaattttggaacaccaaaaataaaataaaataaaatatttttaaaatgaaggccACGTATGATAAGCCCACAGCTAAAATCATACTGAATGGTGTATgtttgaaaacttttcctctaagatcagacaTAGAGTTGGAAGTCTTTGCCAGAAacatcaggaaagaaaagaattaaaaggaatcAGAATTCAGAAGAAAGAAGTCAAATTGTTCTATTTGTTGTATATGcatgattttatatgtaaaaaaccCTAAAGAGTTCACAAAAAAAGATAGATATAATCAACAAATGCAGTAAAGTAGCAGGATAGAAAGGTAACAGACAAAAATCTGTAggatttctatatactaacactgaattatctgaaaatgaaataaagaaaatgatcccatttacaacagaATCAGAAACAATATAATACTTAGGAGTGAgtttaaccaaagaagtgaaagatctCTACTACGAAAACtacaagacattgatgaaagaaatcaaaggtacaaataaatggaaaggtatctcatattcatggattggaaaaattaatattgtttaaaatgccAGTGGTGCCCAAATGTCATCTGTAGAaccaatgcaatccctatcaaaatccaatGCCATTTTTACTATAGAAAAAACAATCATAACTTaagtggaaccacaaaagaccccaaatagccaaagcaatcctgagaaaaaacaaaatgggggCATGACccttcctgatttcaagttttactataaagatacatgtacccatatgtttattgaagcattatttacaatagccaagatatgaaaacaacccaagtgtccatccatagatgaatggataaggaagaagtgatatatatatatatatgatagaatatttcaaagccaaaagaaagaatggaatcttgccatttgcaaaaacatgagggtataatgttaagtgaaataagtcagtcagagaaagacaaataccatatgatttcactcatatgtagaaattgggaaacaaaggaaacaaagaaaaaagaagcaaacaaacaaacaaaaaaccagactcttaaatacagagaactgttagttgccagaggggactgggtaggggaatgggggaataggtaaaggggattaaagagtacatttaggatgatgagaactgagtaatgtatagatttgttgaatcattatattgtacacctgaaactaatataacactgtatgttaattatatttgaatttaaaaaaaactgggaCACCTCCACTGATCACCTTGTCTTTcttagagacaaaaaaaaaaaaaaaaaaaagatgctttgtGCACAAAAAGATGCTGAGCTGACTCCCCAGGCCATGGCGTAATGGGACATCTGGTCAAAGATGGCATTTGAGGCatttgctgggaatgcaaactccTCTTGCTGCCAGTAGGTATTTGTCAAAAGAGAAATCCTGATCTGGATTGTGGGAAGCACACAGTTCATCCGTTTTAACAGTTTCTCAAAGATGTCATTTTAACTTTAGTTCCttcccccattttttaaattgctgttaTAAAGCTTCATGTAACCttatatgatataaataaataaatgtacctCGTCCTAAAGTGAAGGACAGTGTCATCCATTGCAAAACTCTATTCTATATAAACAGAAGTCCCATTAACATTCTATTTTTCATAAATGGTGCATCCTAGAGCACAACTCCATATGTATACAGCATTCAGATTACAATCAGTTGAAGGGAGAATGCAGCCAGAAATTTCTGGTccagaaatttttattcttatataatCTTTAACAACATCATGCACACTATGCACCTTTAAGATTCTGAATTAGGATTGAAGATCTATTAGTTAATCTTATCCCTTATCCTCCCTTTGTATGACATGATGAAATAGTAGGTATATCTTGTTTAagtcattaaatatttcaaagaccTCAGTGTGTTCCATGGTCTAATAATTCTGAATTACACATGGCAACCTATTTCATCTCTGTTTAGGATGAGACAATtcttagaaaaggaaacagatggCTCTGATTCATCTTGATTAGTCTTTGTGCCTGGCCAAATGGACCCAGCTCCTTGTATCTCACTTTTCCTCTATATAAAATGGGACTAAAATGTCAGACCCAAAGTTATCCTAGTAAAGGATCACTTTGTGAAGCATTCTCTGATTCCTTCCTTAATCTGGATAAGCATAGATAAGTGCCATTCGTGGTGGTGGGATActgtttgttgtttttcaagCATGTTGCTGAGGGAAGGgaggtttctctccttctctctatctctctttagatatttatttgtttgtttgtttatttatttatttatttgacagaggaagggagagagaacaaggaggggaagcagcaagcagagggagagggagaagcaagctttcttCCTACCTggaagccccatgaggggctcgattccaggactccgggatcatgacctgagccaaagccataCAGTCaactaactgaggcacccaggaaacCTTTCTTTAAATTTGAGGGATTTTCTGGTTAACCCCTTCACTTTACACACATGAGAGCCATGTCTGTGCTCACtgttaaatagaaaatagaaaaatgtgtgCTAATAACATAAGCAATTTCTCTCCCATCTCACACTCTATATAAGTtgttcaaatattaaataaacaatgTTTGTGATTATTTGACAAAAGCTTATCATGCTTTTTTTTGCCCGGCATATGTCACAGAGCTTTTGTGCTAATCAGAAGTTAGACGTCATTTTCACAATCAACtaaaataaaggggggggggttcATTCTTAATCTTGCCCTGTCAAGTACTTCTATTTATTCACTACTTACCCATTAGATAACTTTTCCTCAAAGGCATTAAGGTGACTAAATTATGGATTCCATATTCTCAAGCAATAGAATATTCACTTATCACACAGAATACTTCAACTATTTTTTcagaatgtttcattttttattttaaactaagcTTCTCTCAGTGTGAACTAACAgcatttttgcatttttcaagCAAAagcttaaacacacacatacataagtTTACTAAGCCAGCTAAaaccaaatagacatttttaaacatCAGAAATGGTATAATCAAACAACAGTTTACACGAAGACGGCAAGAATTCACCACAGAGTTAAGACCTCTTCAATAGAATGATGTAAGTAAAATCCATTTGTACATGGCTCTTTGTGTATTTATTCTACTTAGTACCTAAGACATAAAAAGGAAGTCTGAGACATACAGTTTGGGTTTCTATATGCTAATATTAAGGCAAGAAACTAGAAATAATGACACAATGGTTTATCCAATGACTTAGAAAGCCAACGTGAAACTGAACTGAGTTCTATTTACTCCCCCGCATACCACACTAGGACCTCTACCCATAACTTGCTGTGGCCAACACAGTGATGTCAGTCCATCTTTTCCAATAGTCCTCTCCAAGATTCTGAGACAGCCCCAGGTGAATCTGTGGTTGGGATTACACAGCAGACAGATGAATTACTcagctctctcccactctgtgtCCAAAGAATGTCAAACTACAGCTCCTGGGTTGATGAAAACAGGTGAGGTTTCAAATCCACATGACTGCAACTGGATGTGTTTGTGACCAAATATCCACTTGACTCTTTGTCCATCACCTTAGATGTAGAAGTTActctaaacttaaaattttaatttttaaaaaaagtactgaGGATTCATAAAAGAATTTTGTGAGTCATAAAGAAAATCcataaaatatttccaagaaaTTTGAAAGATACTGCAATGAATTCCAAGAGGTTTGAAGCCCACCAGCAAAGGATTGCTCAAAGGTACATCATTCAAAATGCAATGGAGACatacaagaacaaacaaaattgtATTTTGGACAATTTACTATTATTGATTACTGGAGTAGGTTtctaaatttatgttttttaaactgATAGCTATGAATTACTGTTTCTAATAACTCTGAGGGCCAAGGAATAAATTATCATTCACTACAATCAGAAAGGGAGCTTACTTTTTCCCACGCAAAGAAATTTTTTCCCTTCCATATACTTTTACAAGGTATTTTGTACCTAAATAACTGAGAAATTGAGTCATGCCCATCAAACAAAGCAAGCTACACCTGCCAGGAACACTCTTTTTCACACCTAACACTGCACTATAAGAAACAAGTATTTCTAtaaattttcattcttgtttGGAATTAATCCCAGAGAAAAACTATCCCTTTGAAACATTGCAATCAAGGGTTATAgtctggttaagcctctgccctcattCCTGAGGTGTAAACTGCAAATGGGTGGGTAAATCTAAGCCTCTGTCCTATCTTAATCCATTTTTGTCTTCCATAAgagaagataaagataaagacagGGTGCTGCCCAGTCTCCCTCGTGATTACAGAACTAGATTATTTACCAGCTTCACCTGACTAGCACTAAGGAATAAAGCATAGGTAATCGATAGCTCCCTGTGGAAAGGAACCCGatagagaaaaatatgaagaTGTCAGTCATTTCAGCTTCCTGGCTCTCGCTCAAGTAAAAGGGATGAAGAATATGAGGAGAAAGGAATAGAAGGAACGGAtacacattttactttttaatctcaTGTTGTCCGCAGAAACTTGTGAGATTAggacatatgtatttataaactTCTCAGTCCTGAAAAAATAATGTTCGCAAAAGAATTGCAACGAACTGGTCCAAGTGGTATGAAAGGTCGCCTGGGGCAAAGGGACGTAGCAGTACTGGACTCAATTGTGGAAAGCCGCGAAGATAGGTAACCCAGAGGTGTAAATTGCCTTTTTTAGTAGGTGCAGAGTTCTATTCTCAGGCGCTCGGCGCGGGACACCAGGACCGCAAGGGGGCGCCACAACAGCGCGCCTGGGAGCCTCGCTGCTCCGGGCGAGCCGGCTTCCCCCGAAGTCTGAGAGTCAGGGAGCGTTTTCGAGAAAGAGTAGTAGGGAAAAGGAAACGCAGAGATAAAAGGAGCTAAAACGGGAAGGAGGACTTATCACAGTTCTCATCAGCCAAGCTCCAACCTCCTTTACCCAATCCCACGCCTCCTCTAGatacacacgcacgcacatacACTCCCGTACGCTCCACGGCACCCCCCGCTCCTCAGAGCGGTGGGCGCCGACCTCAGGAGACTTGACCTTTTCCCCAGCGATTAGGGCAAGCGAAGAAGTGCTAAAGGTCCTGGCCAGGCTGCTCACGGGTTTTGAGCAAAAGCGCAGACAGTCGCTGCCGGAAACCGAAGTAGCAAGGGTCCGGGGCTAGCGCGGAGCCGACGCCTAGGGGCGCACCCAGCATCCTCGGGACTCTTCTAGCGCCCATCCCCACCTCCGCCTCCCTGTATCCAGGGATAGCGCAGAGTCCTCCACGTAGAGCCTGAGTTGAGAACGCCCTGGGcgggtggagaaagggggaaggggcagagggctcCCAGCACCACTGccgccctcctcctcccttccggACCTCCCTGTCAAATTCGGGGGTCAACTCGGTGCCCCTCTGGCATTAGGGAGCGCTCCGCTTGCGTTCTCATTCTCTACAGTCTTCATACTTAACGTGCATTATCTGGAGGGCTTGATATATTCAAACTGAGGGCGCAGCCCTAGTGCGTCGGATTCCCTATGTCTGAGCCGGAGGCCAAGAATCTGGATCTTTAGCAAGTTTTCGGGGTCGGCGACTGGAGCCTATAGCTCAGGAAGGCCTCCCGAGCTCCGCGGGCGCCTGCTCCCTCTGCACCAGCCGGAGCTGGAGCAGCCAGGACTGGGGCGCAGGGTGCGCAAaagggtgtggggaggaggaTTAAGCGGCAGCCCGGCAGGCCAGCAGCTGGCGAAGGCTCCTGCGGAAGCTGTCGTCCAGGAAGGCATAGAGAAAGGGGTTGAGGCAGCTGTTGGCATAACTCAAGCTGGTGATGAAGTAGGAGAGCGCGATGACAAGAGGCGTCTGAGGGAGGTCAGTAGTGAGCGCCACCACGGTGCTCAGGTGGTAGGGCGTCCAGCAGAGAAGACACACGGCCAGAATCGCCACCACCAAGAGAGTCACCCGCTTCTTAGCGCGATCCAGAGCCTTGGCTTGGCTGTCCAGCCGTATGGCGCGCAGTCGGTACAGCAGGATGCTGTAGAAAACGCAGATGGTGGACACGGGGATGGCGAAGCCGAGCACAAGCGTATAGAGGCGGCTCGCCCGCCACCAGAAGGCCTCTGGCTGCGGGAAGACCAGCACGCACTGGCGCCGGCCCTGCTCGTCGTCGAGCCGGGCGAAGACCGCGAAGGGCAGCACGACCAGCGTCACCAGTCCCCACACGGCCAGGCTCACTGCGCGCGCGGCGCTATACGTGCGGCCAGCCACCCGGCGTGACTCGGCGGTGGCCAGCACTACCAGGTAGCGGTCGGCGCTCATGACCGTGAGAAAGTAGAGGCTAGAGAACGTGTTGTACTGGTCGATGGCCACGATGAGCTTGCACATGAGCTCCCCAAAGGGCCACTGCTGCAGCAGGAAGTCAGCGATGTTGATGGGCAGCACGAGCGTGAAGAGCTCATCCGCGATGGCCAGGTTGAGGATAAACAGGTTGGTGACAGTCTTCATGCGGGGCGCCCGCAGCAGCACGTACAGCACTGCCGAGTTGCCCGCCAGCCCCACCGCGCAGATCACCGCGTAGACGACGGGCACCGCCACCGCCAGCGGCGGAGGCAGtggcggcggaggcggcggcgggctCGATGCGTTGGGGCAGCCCAGCGCGGGGCCCAAGCACGACGTGTTGGCTGGCCCCAGCTCCGAAAATGACGCGTTGTGCATGTCGGCCAAGGCAGAGGAGCCGGCGACCCCGTTCCCTCACCAATGCCCTGCGAGGAGCTGCAGTTCCCCCAGCCCGCGTCTGCGTGGACCTGCGCTCCAAGTCCTTCTGCCGCTTCCCCGGGGGAGGCTCGCTCCTGGCAGTTCTTTTAGCCCACCGTCGCCGCGGACTCCCGGGCTGCAAAACGGAATTGAAAGCACGGGTTATGAAGATCGACGTGCGACTATACCGAGAGGTGCGGTTCCGAGGGGAGGGGACGGGAGGGGACGGGAGGGGACGGGAGGGGTGGCGCGGCACCCCAAGTCGGCCCCCATGTGATGGTTCTCTGCTACCTGTTGAAATCTTATTCTAACCAGTCGAATACATCGAACAACGTCCTACAGAGTAAAGAGTCCTTACCCTTTATAGGAAAAATACAAACCCGTCTCTTCTTTAAGACGCCCCTGGCCAACACGAGTCCCCTAGGTTCGGTGGTTCCTCCTTAGTAGCAAGTTCAGTAGCAACCTCTATCTCATTCAGGAGCTCAGGGAAGGGGCTCCTTTTCTGGAGGGTCAGGAGAGGAGGCCGCCGGCTGCGGTGACCGCTGAGGCGGCAGCCAGCCGAAAGTCCCCTTCGCTGCTTCTGCCCCAGGCGCCAGCTCGCGTCTCCAGGGGTCCAGCCTGCGCGCCTGGAAGCTTAGGGATGGCGCAGCCGCAACTGCTCTCCACTGACCCGACCGCCTCCCGCACcgcccccacctcacccccaccccagcggTGGGACAGAGACCCGCATTACTCAtaaacctttttttccttccatatgaACGTCACTCCacttgaattaattaaaaaaaaaaaaaaaaccctc
Above is a genomic segment from Mustela lutreola isolate mMusLut2 chromosome 3, mMusLut2.pri, whole genome shotgun sequence containing:
- the NPBWR1 gene encoding neuropeptides B/W receptor type 1, whose translation is MHNASFSELGPANTSCLGPALGCPNASSPPPPPPPLPPPLAVAVPVVYAVICAVGLAGNSAVLYVLLRAPRMKTVTNLFILNLAIADELFTLVLPINIADFLLQQWPFGELMCKLIVAIDQYNTFSSLYFLTVMSADRYLVVLATAESRRVAGRTYSAARAVSLAVWGLVTLVVLPFAVFARLDDEQGRRQCVLVFPQPEAFWWRASRLYTLVLGFAIPVSTICVFYSILLYRLRAIRLDSQAKALDRAKKRVTLLVVAILAVCLLCWTPYHLSTVVALTTDLPQTPLVIALSYFITSLSYANSCLNPFLYAFLDDSFRRSLRQLLACRAAA